In a genomic window of Erigeron canadensis isolate Cc75 chromosome 5, C_canadensis_v1, whole genome shotgun sequence:
- the LOC122599397 gene encoding peroxisomal fatty acid beta-oxidation multifunctional protein AIM1-like, translated as MEVKLEVGHDGVAVITFSNPPVNALAVQIIAWLKEKLDEAMSRDDVKAVVLTGKNGRFTGGFDINVFQKIQQTGNLSYLPDISFDLVINKLEDAKKPIVVAIEGIAFGAGLEVAMGCHARIATPKAQLGLPELSLGVIPGAGGTQRLPRLVGLSKAIEMMMTSKPIRSEEGKKLGLVDAIVPSQDLLVVSRQWALDIAEKRKPWIRSLHCIDKIGSLSEAHEILRIAGQQIKRTVVNMPQHQACLDVIEEGIVHGGYPGMLKEFEVFNKLLVSDTSKGLCHVFFSQRATSKVPKVTDIGLKPRAVKKVAVIGGGLMGSGIATALIISNIHVFLKEVNSEYLMKGLKTIEANVRGLVARKKLAESSADKALSMIKGVLDYSEFKDVDMVIEAVIENVQLKQNIFSEIEKICPPRCILATNTSTIDLNLVGEKLRSQDRVVGAHFFSPAHVMPLLEIVRTEKTSAQVILDLMTVGKIIKKVPVVVGNCTGFAVNRTFFPYKQGAHMLLHLGVDLFRIDRLISNFGLPMGPFQLEDLVGYGVSVSIAKEFVTAFADRTFSSPVVDLLIKSGRNGKKNGKGYYIYEKGSKPKPDPMVLPIIEESRRLANLMPQGKPISVTDQEIVEMVLFPVVNEACRVLEEGIVVRASDLDIASVLGMSFPSYRGGIVFWADLVGCKHIYTSLNKWAEKYGNFYKPSRFLEERALNDVPLSAPVSAPTTASSKARL; from the exons ATGGAAGTGAAACTGGAAGTGGGTCATGATGGTGTTGCTGTGATCACCTTCTCCAATCCACCTGTTAATGCCTTAGCTGTTCAAA TTATTGCTTGGCTAAAGGAGAAACTTGATGAAGCTATGAGCAGAGATGATGTGAAAGCTGTTGTTTTGACTG gAAAAAATGGCAGGTTTACAGGTGGATTTGACATTAATGTGTTCCAGAAAATTCAACAGACCG GAAATTTATCTTATCTACCCGATATATCATTTGACCTTGTGATCAAtaaacttgaag ATGCAAAGAAACCTATAGTTGTTGCAATAGAAGGAATTGCATTTGGGGCTGGATTAGAAGTTGCAATG GGATGTCATGCACGCATTGCAACTCCAAAGGCACAACTTGGCCTGCCCGAATTGTCTCTTGGAGTTATCCCTGGGGCTGGAG GTACCCAACGACTTCCTAGGCTTGTCGGGTTATCAAAGGCAATTGAAATGATGATG ACCTCGAAACCTATTCGTTCTGAAGAAGGGAAAAAGCTAGGCCTCGTTGATGCTATTGTGCCTTCTCAAGATTTACTGGTAGTTTCTAGGCAATGGGCATTAGACATTGCAGAAAAACGTAAACCATGGATCCGGTCCCTTCACTGCATAGACAAGATTGGTTCCCTATCTGAAGCACATGAAATACTTAGGATCGCTGGTCAACAAATCAAACGGACTGTGGTTAATATGCCACAGCACCAGGCATGTCTTGATGTAATTGAAGAAGGTATTGTGCATGGAGGATACCCTGGTATGTTAAAG GAGTTCGAAGTTTTTAACAAGCTGCTTGTTTCAGACACATCAAAAGGTCTTTGTCATGTGTTCTTTTCACAACGTGCAACCTCAAAG GTGCCTAAGGTTACTGATATTGGGCTCAAGCCGAGGGCTGTCAAGAAAGTAGCTGTCATTGGTGGAGGTTTAATGGGTTCAGGAATAGCTACAGCCCTTATTATCAGTAATATACATGTTTTTCTTAAGGAAGTCAACTCAGAGTACCTCATGAAAGGGTTAAAAACCATAGAAG CGAACGTCCGAGGTTTGGTTGCAAGGAAAAAGCTGGCAGAGTCTAGTGCTGACAAAGCATTGTCAATGATTAAAGGGGTACTGGACTACTCAGAATTCAAGGACGTGGATATGGTCATCGAG GCGGTTATCGAAAACGTACAGTTAAAGCAAAACATCTTTAGTGAGATTGAGAAGATATGCCCCCCTCGCTGCATTTTGGCAACTAATACATCTACCATTGACCTCAATTTAGTTGGAGAGAAGCTAAGATCTCAAGACCGGGTTGTGGGTGCGCATTTCTTCAG TCCCGCGCATGTGATGCCTCTCCTGGAGATTGTTCGAACAGAGAAGACTTCTGCTCAAGTGATCCTTGATCTTATGACAGTTGGAAAGATTATTAAAAAGGTTCCTGTTGTTGTGGGAAACTGCACCGGGTTTGCTGTTAATCGTACATTCTTTCCATACAAACAGGGTGCACACATGTTGCTCCATTTAGGTGTGGATTTGTTTAGAATTGACAGATTGATCAGCAACTTCGGGCTCCCAATGGGCCCGTTTCA GCTTGAAGACCTGGTTGGATATGGTGTATCTGTTTCCATAGCGAAAGAATTTGTTACGGCTTTTGCTGATCGCACATTCTCTTCTCCAGTAGTCGACCTTCTAATTAAAAGTGGACGAAATG GTAAAAAGAATGGAAAAGGGTATTACATTTACGAAAAAGGTAGCAAGCCAAAACCCGATCCCATGGTGCTACCAATTATAGAGGAGTCAAGAAGACTAGCCAATCTTATGCCACAGGGAAAG CCCATATCTGTGACCGACCAAGAGATAGTAGAGATGGTATTGTTTCCAGTAGTGAATGAAGCATGTCGTGTTCTAGAAGAAGGAATTGTTGTTCGAGCATCGGATCTTGACATTGCATCTGTTTTGGGGATGAGTTTTCCTTCATACCG TGGTGGCATTGTCTTTTGGGCAGATTTGGTAGGATgcaaacacatatatacaagtCTCAACAAATGGGCTGAAAAATATGGCAACTTCTataaaccatcaagattcttggaAGAACGAGCATTGAATGATGTCCCTCTG AGTGCACCTGTTTCGGCACCTACAACTGCAAGCTCTAAGGCCCGATTGTAA